The stretch of DNA CACTAGATGCTGAAATCACTGATTCTCTCCCTTATAATCAAGTTTTCAAGCTTCTTGAAGTATCCCCTACACTTGAACCTAATTTCAAGAAAATTCTAAGTGATCTTGTTGAGGAAAAGATTGGATTTTTCAAGAAACCAATTTGTGTTATAGCAGATTTCTTTTTTGGATGGTCAGCTAAGGTAACTCATGAATTTGGAATTTTCCATGCTATTTTTTGTGGTACTAGTGGATTTGGATTAGCTTGTTATTACTCTATGTGGTTAAATTTACCTCACAGACATACCGATAAACTCGAGTTTATACTGCCTGATTTTCAAGAAGCTGGAAAATTTCATGTGACACAATTGTCACCTAGTCTAGCAATAGCAGATGGTAATGATCCTTATTCAATTTTCCAGTTGAAAAATCTTCCAACTTGGAAAAATTCAGATGGAGTTCTTTTCAATACAGTTGAAGAGTTTGACAAAAATGGATTGATGTATTTTAGAAGGAAATTATGTATACCAGTTTGGGCAATAGGACCAATACTTTTGCAAGAAAATGATAGAGTAAGTCCTAGGAAAGATCTAGGAATTTCCTTAGATATATGCAAAGAATGGTTGAATAGAAAGGAGAAAAAAACAGTTCTTTACATATGTTTTGGTTCACAAAATGCAATCTCAGCATCTCAAATGATGCAGTTAGCAAAAGCATTAGATGGTCTTGAAATAAATTTCATTTGGGTAATTAGACCACCTTTAGGATTTGATATAAATGCTGAATTTAAACCAGAAGAATGGTTACCAGAAGGGTTTATTCAAACagttcaagaaaatgaacaaagaGGACTAATAGTGTTAAATTGGGCACCTCAAGTTGAAATCTTGGCACATGAATCAATTGGTGGATTTTTAAGTAATTGTGGTTGGAATTCAGTTCTTGAATCACTTATTAATGGGGTTCCATTAATTGGATGGCCAATGGCAGCTGATCAATTTTTTAATGCTAAGTTATTGGAAGAAGAAATTGGTGTTTGTGTGGAAATGGCTAGAGGGACAACTTTTGATGTAAGATATGGGGACATAATTGAAAAGATTGAGTTAGTTATGGGTGAAAGTGAAAAGGGGAAAAGATTAAGAGGTAAAGCTTGTGAAATTAAAGAAATGATTAAAGATGCTGCTAAAGATGAGGATGATTACAAAGGATCTTCTGTTAGAGCTTTGGATGAATTTTTTAATGTTGCTTTGCCGATGAAAGAAAGGATAGAGATTGGCTCACAATAATTGAACTTTTTGTTTTTGGTTAAAAAAAGAGAAATCTAGAAGAAAAGTTCAATCTTTTTATtcactttttataaattatttttttggatGTTTCAAAGATTCTGTTTACTTTTGAAGTGTCCATTATTATATTATATAGGATGAAAAAGAGAATCTGTACAAAAAATAAGATTATGGATAAGGAGATGATTTCTAATTGGTTTTAAGAGTGAGTTGGAATTGAGCTTGTAACAAAATATTGAGTTTATATTTAGGTTCACTGTTTTGAACAATTCTTGCACTTTTTGAAAACTTTCCTCATTTTTGTCTTTAAGTAGACTTGTACTCCTATTTTGGGAAAACTTTTATCTACAATTATTGAGAATGTTTCCTTGGATttcttaaaatttttaaaaaattgttCGAGATGATATAACACTATGTCTACGCATTTCTGAATCATTTTTTTGGTGATAATAGTGCAACAATAATTACTACGCCTCAACTTTAGTTGACTACGCATGTGTGTCCTTGCTTATATTGCCGATCTCAAGCTCAAATACAAGAGGTTTACGATAGACCAGCCGTCAATGTAAAAATAGCAAATTCGAGATGTGAGTAATTTTTCTAgaattagaaggaaaaaaaaaaagacgtAATGGTACATGTATACTGAATCTCACCAATCTATTACGGAAAAAATAAGAATCTCAccaatttcttttctttacaTGCTTTTAAATTCTTTACATGCTTTTCTTAAGCCGAGGGTCTGACGAAAATAACATCTCTACCTTCACAACATAGGGTTGAGATCTacatatacactaccctccctagaccccacccATTGAACCACATTGAGCTTCTTGTTGGGTGAAAAACTATATTTTGTTTGATTGTGGAAAATATTTTGGTACACAGTTTTTTTTACATCTCTCATTCATGGAAAGGGAAGTCTTTCAATTTCAATTATGCAAACTTCAGTTATAAGTAGGAAAGAATGGAATAAGATCTCATATTCCAGTACAGGGAGGTGTTCCCAGGAAATAAATTAGTCATTGATATAATTAAAACATACTAATAACTTTGACATTCAATTGGCTACCAGGACCAACAATTCCTAATATACAAGTGAAGGAAAATGTGTTACCTGACTTCTCATATACTCTTTTTGTAAGGGGAAATCATTAAGTTAATAATAAGGAATGCAGATTAATTCAATATTAGTCATAATCATATTCATATCCTCCAACATCCTCATCGTAACGCATATGGTTCTTCGTACGTCTCGTCTACTTCGGGATCA from Nicotiana tomentosiformis chromosome 11, ASM39032v3, whole genome shotgun sequence encodes:
- the LOC104094943 gene encoding UDP-glycosyltransferase 92A1, which gives rise to MEGKKGNIVLFPFMAQGHIIPFLALAFKLEQKGYQIIFINTPLNIKKLKSSLPTNSSIHFLEMPFDSTKYGLPLDAEITDSLPYNQVFKLLEVSPTLEPNFKKILSDLVEEKIGFFKKPICVIADFFFGWSAKVTHEFGIFHAIFCGTSGFGLACYYSMWLNLPHRHTDKLEFILPDFQEAGKFHVTQLSPSLAIADGNDPYSIFQLKNLPTWKNSDGVLFNTVEEFDKNGLMYFRRKLCIPVWAIGPILLQENDRVSPRKDLGISLDICKEWLNRKEKKTVLYICFGSQNAISASQMMQLAKALDGLEINFIWVIRPPLGFDINAEFKPEEWLPEGFIQTVQENEQRGLIVLNWAPQVEILAHESIGGFLSNCGWNSVLESLINGVPLIGWPMAADQFFNAKLLEEEIGVCVEMARGTTFDVRYGDIIEKIELVMGESEKGKRLRGKACEIKEMIKDAAKDEDDYKGSSVRALDEFFNVALPMKERIEIGSQ